TCCCATATCTGCTGTTCTTCCTTATATGGCGTCTGATAGTAACGTAATGTTCACGGGGAAACTGGACGCTGTTTTTTCTTCTTCGGAAGGAAAGATCGTTATCCTGGATTACAAGACAGACAAAACGAGAGATTACAGTTCTGATCACATGCAGCAACTTTCACTTTATGCGAAACTCTTTGCCGTCAAACATGGCATTAAAGAAGAGAACATATCTCTGGCCCTTGGGTATATTGGACTCAGGGGTAAGGTCAATACAGGCGAAATTGGCTATGGAGTCATTGATTCAGCATTCAGCCAGAAATACCTGAATAAATTTATTGACGACTTGAACCGATACATGGAATACAGGAAAAATCCAGATCTATTCATTGCCGATTTGCTTGCACAAGACGAGAACGAAACTCTGTTCAGGAGAATCCGGGACTTACTTTCCTCGGACAGCAATGGCAGCCGAAATCCCTGAGGGATAAGGCATGATTCTCCTCATCCTTTTATATTTCAATTTTGGAGTCAAAAAATCATTAAATATTTGAAAAACATTTTCTGACACTGGACCTTTGAGAAGAGCATCTCTGAAGAGTTTTGCCAGGGCTGGGGTGTCCCGACCTCGCTGGAGTGCGCCGACTCCAAAGGTGTAAAGATATGGTAGAAAAAAAGAATTTGATTCTTGCCACAGTCCTCATAGGGGTATTGATGTCGGCTATAGACACCACCATCGTTATCCTTGCCCTCATAGACATAAATAAATCCTTGAATGCCACATTTCTTGACACAATCTGGGTCATACTGATCTACCTCATTGTTCTGGCCACACTGACAACCCAACTTGGCAGACTTGGTGACATATTTGGAAGGGGAAGGATGTTCAATTTAGGACTTGCGGTATTCATAATAGGGTCCGCGGCGTCCGGCTACTCTCCCAGCATATCATTTCTGATATCTGCAAGGGCTGTACAGGGTTTCGGTGCTGTGCTTATACAGGGAAACAGCAATGCGATTGTGGCGGATTACTTCGAGCCCAGGGAAAGAGGAAGGGCTTTCGGTATCACAAGCATGGGGTGGTCCATAGGGGCAACTCTGGGAATTGTTCTTGGTGGTATAATTACCAGTTTTATCGGATGGCAGTACATATTTTACATAAATGTGCCGATAGGCATTATAGGCCTAATAATCGGACTGAGATACATCAAGGACAACAAGAAATCAGTCACCGGTCTCGATTTTCCAGGAACAGCAATGCTAGTTGCTTCCCTCAGCCTCATATCCTACGGAGCAGTTGAGTTTGCAGGAAACGGCCTCACTTTTACCAACCTGGTCTTCATCTTTCTCGGGCTCGCATTGATCATTCCATTTATTTTTGTCGAGAAGTATGTCAGGTCCCCAATGATTATACTTGGAGCATTCAGGGAAAAGACTCTTTCCTTTTCACTGTTGACTGCTATATTTCAGGCTGTAGGTTACCTCTCCGTTCTTTTCGTGCTCATACTGTACCTGCAGGGTATCATGGGTTATAGCCCGCTTTACTCCTCTCTCATACTTGTACCTGGCTACGTGGTATCAAGCATGCTTGCTCCGAAAATGGGAACCTTATCAGACAGAGTAGGGGCAAGAAAGATCCAATCCATCGGCGTCTTCGTGATAGCCGCCGGGGTTCTGATTTACCTCATAATCTCTGCTACGAGCTCCATTTACATTGTTGTCGCCGGGTCCATTGTCTCGGGATTTGGAGGGGCAATGTTCTGGCCGTCAAACAACAGCGCTGTGATGTCAGCTGCGCCACGGGAACTCTACGGATCAATATCTGGACTGCTTCGAACGCTATCCAATGTAGGTACACTCCTGAGTTATGTTATAGCAATCTCCGTAGCATCGATTTCAGTCCCTAGGTCGGTTTCATTTGAGGTTTTCCTTGGAGTCTTGAAACTGAGCGGGGGCATTTCAACTAGTTTCATGTCTGGAATCCATGCTGCCTTCCTTGTGAGTTTTGTCATACTGGTGGCTGGAGGGGTGACCTCACTGGTAGGTGAAAAACAGAAACGAAAGGTTGAACTTGAGTCAGTGATGCGGCCGTCCTCGGGGGAGATAGAAAGCAAGTAGTTTTCCCTCTGAAATTCAGAAGGAAAACGATAAAATATAGCATAACGCTTGCTTTATTCAGGTATCTGTGCCGGGGTAGCCTAGCCCGGTAAGGCGATAGATTCGAGATCTATTGCTCTTGTAGCTCGGGAGTTCGAATCTCCCCCCCGGCGTTACCTTAAAGCGACACTTTTCCAGGGGTCTTTGGGAACGGTGTTACCTTTTCGATCCTATCTAACCCGCACACATATCTTGCGAATCTCTCTACACCGATACCGAATCCTGCGGACATCTCGATACCTATTCTGGCAAGTTCTATGAACCATCTGAACTGGTCCTCCGTCTGCCCCTTCCTCCTGACCCTTTCAAGTATATTCTCCAGTTTATATTCCCGTTCTCCTCCTGAAATAGCTTCCTCATATCCTTCCGGCCAGAGCAGGTCCATGTCTCTGAGAATACCTGGGGCATGGTCATTTTCCCTATCATAGAACTCCCTGGCTTCCAGTGGAATGTCTATGATCCATACTGGTTCACGGGAGGATTCAGATACAGTTTTCTCAAAATCATCCCCATACTCTCTCTGGGCTTCAAGATAGGCAATCTGCTTAAAGGGTCTGTTGAATGTCGGCAGTTCTCTTCCAAAGTATCTCAGCCCTTCTGAATGATCGGATTTGATCCTCCCGATTACTGAAACAATCATATCTTCTGCAAGGGACATCATCTGTTCCCGTGTGTGTGAGAGCGCTTCGACATCAATCTGCGTGAATTCATAGAGATGCCTGCCAGTCTTCTGCTTCTCTGCAAGTTCAAGCCTTATGTTCGGAGACATAATAAA
The genomic region above belongs to Thermoplasmataceae archaeon and contains:
- a CDS encoding MFS transporter, whose protein sequence is MVEKKNLILATVLIGVLMSAIDTTIVILALIDINKSLNATFLDTIWVILIYLIVLATLTTQLGRLGDIFGRGRMFNLGLAVFIIGSAASGYSPSISFLISARAVQGFGAVLIQGNSNAIVADYFEPRERGRAFGITSMGWSIGATLGIVLGGIITSFIGWQYIFYINVPIGIIGLIIGLRYIKDNKKSVTGLDFPGTAMLVASLSLISYGAVEFAGNGLTFTNLVFIFLGLALIIPFIFVEKYVRSPMIILGAFREKTLSFSLLTAIFQAVGYLSVLFVLILYLQGIMGYSPLYSSLILVPGYVVSSMLAPKMGTLSDRVGARKIQSIGVFVIAAGVLIYLIISATSSIYIVVAGSIVSGFGGAMFWPSNNSAVMSAAPRELYGSISGLLRTLSNVGTLLSYVIAISVASISVPRSVSFEVFLGVLKLSGGISTSFMSGIHAAFLVSFVILVAGGVTSLVGEKQKRKVELESVMRPSSGEIESK
- a CDS encoding asparagine synthetase A → MAILDLFMQQSAITDISGEVAKSREHISDETVIQAIKMQSAIRNFASDFLRKAEYIEIPPVIISPLTDPLNHPVLDPKIRTYGGDFWLTKSMIFHKQIAVQTLKKIFIMSPNIRLELAEKQKTGRHLYEFTQIDVEALSHTREQMMSLAEDMIVSVIGRIKSDHSEGLRYFGRELPTFNRPFKQIAYLEAQREYGDDFEKTVSESSREPVWIIDIPLEAREFYDRENDHAPGILRDMDLLWPEGYEEAISGGEREYKLENILERVRRKGQTEDQFRWFIELARIGIEMSAGFGIGVERFARYVCGLDRIEKVTPFPKTPGKVSL